In one Saimiri boliviensis isolate mSaiBol1 chromosome 3, mSaiBol1.pri, whole genome shotgun sequence genomic region, the following are encoded:
- the HELQ gene encoding helicase POLQ-like isoform X9 has product MLKTYKNFFKQNIIPVNLDQYVPKVELKEYLKINDTIYEIDSKAENGITFSRFLNYKYSDTLKKMDPDHLVALVTEVIPNYSCLVFCPSKKNCENVAEMICKFLSKEYLKHKEKEKCEVINNLKNIGNGNLCPVLKRTIPFGVAYHHSGLTSDERKLLEEAYSTGVLCLFTCTSTLAAGVNLPARRVILRAPYVAMEFLKRNQYKQMIGRAGRAGIDTIGESILILQEKDKQQVLELITRPLENCYSHLVQEFTKGIQTLFLSLIGLKIATNLDDIYHFMNGTFFGVQQNILLKEKSLWEITVESLRYLTERGLVQKDTIYKSEEEVQHNFHITKLGRASFKGTIDLAYCDILYRDLKKGLEGLVLESLLHLIYLTTPYDLVSQCNPDWMIYFRQFSQLSPAEQNVAAILGVSESFIGKKASGQAIRKKVDKDVVNRLYLSFVLYSLLKETSIWTVSEKFNMPRGYVQNLLTGAASFSSCVLHFCEELEEFWVYRALLVELTKKLTYCVKAELIPLMEVTGVLEGRAKQLYSAGYKSLMHLANANPEVLIRTIDHLSRRQAKQIVSSAKMLLHEKAEALQEEVEELLRLPSDFPGAVASATDEA; this is encoded by the exons ATGTTGAAGACCTACAAAAATTTCTTCAAGCAGAATATTATACCAGTCAATTTAGACCAGTATGTACCTAAG GTTGAATTAAaagaatatctgaaaataaatgataCCATATATGAAATTGACAGCAAAGCTGAGAATGGCATCACTTTTTCACGTTTCCTTAATTATAAG TATTCTGATACCCTAAAAAAGATGGATCCCGATCACTTGGTAGCACTGGTGACAGAAGTTATTCCCAATTATTCCTGCTTAGTTTTTTGTCCTAGTAAGAAGAACTGTGAAAATGTAGCAGAAATGATATGTAAATTTTTAAGCAA GGAATATCTGAAacacaaggagaaagaaaaatgtgaggtGATTAACAACCTGAAGAATATTGGCAATGGCAACCTGTGTCCTGTCTTAAAGCGCACTATCCCATTTGGAGTTGCCTATCACCATAGTGGCTTAACAAGTGATGAAAGGAAGCTGTTAGAGGAGGCCTACTCCACAGGAGTGCTCTGTCTTTTTACCTGCACATCTACCCTAGCGGCAGGTGTCAACCTACCAGCTCGAAG AGTTATTTTACGAGCTCCCTATGTTGCTATGGAATTTTTAAAGAGGAATCAATATAAACAGATGATTGGCAGAGCTGGTCGTGCTGGAATAGATACTATTGGGGAGAGTATCCTCATAttgcaagaaaaagacaaacaacag GTACTGGAGTTAATAACTAGACCTTTGGAAAACTGTTACAGCCATCTTGTTCAGGAGTTCACCAAGGGAATCCAAACATTATTTCTCTCTTTGATTGgtttgaag ATTGCAACAAATCTTGATGATATCTATCACTTCATGAATGGTACATTTTttggtgttcagcaaaatattttgttgaaagaaaaaagtctctGGGAAATAACTGTTGAATCACTTAGATACCTGACAGAAAGAGGACTTGTACAAAAAGACACTATTTATAAGTCTGAAGAAGAGGTCCAACATAATTTTCATATTACAAAGTTGGGACGAGCTTCATTTAAGG GAACTATAGATTTAGCTTATTGTGACATTCTCTACAGAGACTTGAAGAAAGGTCTTGAAGGACTTGTGCTGGAAAGCCTTCTTCATCTAATCTACCTAACAACCCCTTATGATCTGGTTTCACAGTGTAACCCTGATTGGATGATATACTTCAGGCAG TTTAGCCAACTCAGTCCAGCAGAACAAAATGTAGCTGCCATTCTTGGAGTCTCTGAAAGCTTTATTGGGAAGAAAGCATCAGGTCAAGCCATCAGAAAG AAGGTGGACAAGGACGTTGTCAACAGGCTATATctgtcttttgttctttattccttGCTCAAAGAGACCAGCATTTGGACTGTATCTGAAAAATTTAATATGCCTCGAGGATATGTACAAAATCTTCTCACTGGAGCTGCCTCATTCTCATCTTGTGTGTTGCATTTCTGTGAG GAGCTTGAGGAGTTTTGGGTTTACAGAGCCCTTTTGGTAGAACTTACCAAGAAGCTGACTTACTGTGTAAAGGCAGAACTAATCCCTCTGATGGAAGTGACTGGAGTTTTAGAG GGTCGAGCAAAACAATTATACAGTGCAGGTTACAAAAGTCTAATGCACTTAGCTAATGCAAATCCTGAAGTGCTCATAAGGACAATTGATCATTTATCAAGACGCCAAGCCAAGCAAATTGTTTCATCAGCAAAG atgCTGCTGCATGAAAAAGCAGAGGCCCTGCAAGAAGAGGTAGAAGAGCTGCTAAGATTGCCGTCAGATTTCCCTGGTGCCGTGGCTTCTGCCACTGACGAAGCATGA